GGTCTGCGACTGCGACTGACTCAGGGGAATCCTTCCTCGGCCGGCTGGGACAAGCCGCCCGGACCGGGCCGGGAAGCGGCCCGCTATTTTTCAATACCGGTAATGAAGTATTCGGACGGTGTGCACCGGAACAACGAATGCAAGTCTTGACGGTACTGCAGCGTGATCCGTTCCGCCGACCGTTCAGCGGCGTGCAGCTGCACCACCAACGGATTGCTGGGCTTCTCGTCGTCGACGGAGAACTCCCAGATCTCCACCGGCTGCCCGGGAATGGTCCCTTGCAGCGCCATCTCGCCCATCATGTATTTGCAATACGGCGGACCTTTGAACGAGATCTTGCGAATCACGCCCGTGCGCGTCCCGCGTGAGTAGCCGCGGAACCACCACACCCGCAACGCCTCCACGCCGACGAAAACCATCAACCCGGCCAGCACAAAAAGGATGACCCGGACCTTCATTTTTCCGCTCACCGGCACGCTCCGACCCTAACACGCCCCCCAGACCCCAGCCCACCGGCGCCCATTTTTTCCGTGTCGATTTGAGCCGATGGCGATCGATTTGATCGCACTCGCCCTTCCCGCCCTGATCAGTAAACCTGGCGTCGTTTGCTGCTAGAAAGGATGCGCAGTTGTTCGCGGTATTTGGCCACCGTGCGCCGCGCGATCTCGATGTTCTGGTCGCGCAAAAGCTCGACGATCTTCTGGTCCGAGTGGGGGTGCTTGACGTTCTCCTGGCCGATGATCTGTTTGATCTTCAGCTTCACCGCCTCCGAGGCCAGGTCGTCGCCGTCCGTGCGCGTGATCCCCGAGTTAAAGAAGTACTTGAGCTCGTAGATCCCCTGCGGCGTGTGCACGTACTTGTTGGTGGTCACGCGCGACACCGTCGATTCGTGCATGCCGATGTCTTCGGCCACGTCGCGCAAGATCAGCGGCTTTAGGTGGGCGGTGCCCTTGTCGAAGAAATCGCGCTGGAACTTCAGGATCGATTCCGTGACCCGCACGATGGTGCGCTGCCGTTGCTGGATGGAACGAATCAGCCACTGGGCGCTGCGCAGCTTCTCTTGGATGTACTCGCGCGCCTTCGAACCGCCGGCCAGCGCGGTCCGGTAGAAATCGGAGATCTTCAGCTTGGGCAGGCCGTCGTCGTTGGCCACCACGAAGTACTTGTCGCCGACCTTGTGGATGTAGACGTCGGGGGTGATGTACGTCGGCTCGTCCGAGGTGTACTGACGGCCCGGCTTGGGATCGAAGGTCTGCACCACCTTGGCCGCCTCGTAGATCTCTTCCACGGGCTGCAGCAGATCTTTGGCGATGGCGGTGTAGTTCTTTTTTTCCAGGTTGGGCAGGTGGCGCTGGATGATGCCCACCACCACGTCGTCGTCGGCGCCGATGTGCCGGGCCTGGATCATCAGGCACTCTTCCAGCGATCGCGCGGCCACGCCCACCGGATCGAACTCTTGAATGCGCCGCAGGACCGACTCGGCCAGGGCGACGTCGACGCCGGCTTCTTCGGACAGATCTTCCAGCGGCTCTTCGAGGTAACCGGAGGGGTTGATGTTGCCGATGATCAGCATGGCGATGCCGTCTTCCAGCAACGTGAAGTGCGACAGCTTGAGCTGCCACT
Above is a window of Polyangia bacterium DNA encoding:
- the rpoN gene encoding RNA polymerase factor sigma-54, whose amino-acid sequence is MSIEIKQHLKLSQQLVMTPQLQQAIKLLQLSRMELVDMVRDEMLENPILEDSVESANEQAKGPELTAPVEAASHDVERVGETEMPMAEIPQEKVDSTSEVKADTRSGEAVADFDWETYLDNQAQAAPMPSYKSNNEDLPSLESTLTRGTSLFDHLEWQLKLSHFTLLEDGIAMLIIGNINPSGYLEEPLEDLSEEAGVDVALAESVLRRIQEFDPVGVAARSLEECLMIQARHIGADDDVVVGIIQRHLPNLEKKNYTAIAKDLLQPVEEIYEAAKVVQTFDPKPGRQYTSDEPTYITPDVYIHKVGDKYFVVANDDGLPKLKISDFYRTALAGGSKAREYIQEKLRSAQWLIRSIQQRQRTIVRVTESILKFQRDFFDKGTAHLKPLILRDVAEDIGMHESTVSRVTTNKYVHTPQGIYELKYFFNSGITRTDGDDLASEAVKLKIKQIIGQENVKHPHSDQKIVELLRDQNIEIARRTVAKYREQLRILSSSKRRQVY